The Acidobacteriota bacterium DNA window ATGCCAGAGGATGACGACCAGAAACGCCATCAGGCCTTCGTTGCTGTGCGCCACCTTGGCCGCCGGAATCAATTCTCCCGGAAAGAAACGGGTGAACAGGATTGGGAAATACAGGATCAGGCCGGTGGAGATGACGACCACCGCGCCGAGGACGAGTCCCCAATACTCGAACTTCTGGCGATAATCGAAGCGATCAAACTGCGCGGGCTGATCGATGCGGCCCAGGTAATACCGCATCATCTGGATCGCATCGTCAAAATCCTTGCGATTGGGCACGATCGACAGCGGCGACCGTCCCGCCGCGACCGATCCGATCGCGAACATGACATGCCAGACCGTCAGCGTCGCGAACGACAGGCCCGCGATCCGGTGGAACCAGCGGAGATGATCGATGCCGCCCGTCAGGTCGATGAACCAGCGTGCCCACGCGGCGTCGAAGTACTTCTGGGGCAATCCCGTCACCGACAAGACGATGAAGAGCGACATCACCAGCGCATGTTCGACGCGCTGGCGGAAGGTGAAGCGTGTGAAATACGTGCTCATCGGTTGACAACCACTCGCCAGAAATGCAGTAGCATCTGCAGGACCAGGCCGCTGATCATGAAGGGTATCAGGATGTTGTAGAAGAGCTGCACGCCGTAGACCAGCGGCGCCTTCTTC harbors:
- a CDS encoding cytochrome b/b6 domain-containing protein; translated protein: MSTYFTRFTFRQRVEHALVMSLFIVLSVTGLPQKYFDAAWARWFIDLTGGIDHLRWFHRIAGLSFATLTVWHVMFAIGSVAAGRSPLSIVPNRKDFDDAIQMMRYYLGRIDQPAQFDRFDYRQKFEYWGLVLGAVVVISTGLILYFPILFTRFFPGELIPAAKVAHSNEGLMAFLVVILWHIYNAHLNPDVFPFDKTIFTGKISLERMHDEHPLELERLKQVQDIEES